In Streptomyces sp. P3, one DNA window encodes the following:
- the rfbD gene encoding dTDP-4-dehydrorhamnose reductase — MTTRWLVTGAHGLLGRDVLAELTADPDAVVTGLGRDRLDITDPAAVRAAVPGHSVVVNCAAWTDVDGAERSEAAATAVNGTGVRHLAAACADGGAILLHLSTDYVFPGDARGPYPEDAPTGPVNAYGRSKLAGERAVVELLPDTGYVVRTAWLYGEHGPNFVATVLELAARRESLDVVADQHGQPTWTRALARQLAALGRAALTGRAPAGIYHGTSAGRTTWCGLARDTFRLSGLDPERIRPVGSDKFPRPAARPVFGVLGHGSWLRAGLAPLPPWDDQLATAVRRPVFAALAARARTTRRP; from the coding sequence ATGACCACGAGGTGGCTGGTCACCGGCGCCCACGGGCTCCTCGGCCGGGACGTGCTGGCCGAGCTCACCGCCGATCCGGACGCCGTGGTGACGGGCCTCGGCCGCGACCGGCTCGACATCACCGACCCGGCCGCGGTGCGGGCGGCCGTCCCCGGCCACTCCGTGGTCGTCAACTGCGCCGCCTGGACGGACGTCGACGGCGCCGAGCGGTCCGAAGCGGCGGCCACGGCCGTGAACGGCACCGGCGTCCGGCACCTCGCCGCCGCCTGCGCGGACGGCGGCGCGATCCTGCTGCACCTGTCGACCGACTACGTGTTCCCGGGCGACGCCCGCGGGCCGTACCCCGAGGACGCGCCGACCGGCCCCGTCAACGCGTACGGCCGGAGCAAACTGGCGGGCGAGCGGGCGGTCGTCGAACTGCTGCCGGACACCGGCTACGTCGTGCGCACCGCCTGGCTCTACGGCGAGCACGGTCCCAACTTCGTGGCCACCGTGCTCGAACTCGCCGCCCGCCGCGAGTCCCTGGACGTGGTGGCCGACCAGCACGGTCAGCCGACCTGGACCCGGGCGCTCGCCCGGCAGCTGGCCGCCCTCGGCCGCGCCGCGCTCACGGGCCGGGCCCCGGCCGGCATCTACCACGGCACGTCGGCGGGCCGCACCACCTGGTGCGGCCTGGCGCGCGACACCTTCCGGCTCAGCGGTCTCGATCCCGAGCGGATCCGGCCCGTCGGCTCGGACAAGTTCCCCCGGCCGGCCGCGCGCCCGGTGTTCGGCGTGCTGGGCCACGGCAGCTGGCTACGGGCCGGCCTTGCGCCCCTTCCCCCGTGGGACGACCAGTTGGCCACGGCCGTGAGGCGGCCCGTCTTCGCCGCACTGGCCGCCCGGGCCCGCACCACGCGACGGCCCTGA
- the rfbB gene encoding dTDP-glucose 4,6-dehydratase produces the protein MRVLVTGGAGFIGSEYVRRQFDADPAARVTVLDKLTYSGVEANLASVAGAPGYTFVRGDICDPDVVDQVMAGQDAVVHFAAESHVDRSIEGAGPFVRTNVLGTQVLLDAALRHGVGRFVQVSTDEVYGSIGEGSWTEGRPLAPNSPYSASKAGADLLALAHHRTHGLDVVVTRCTNNYGPYQFPEKVVPLFVTHLLDGKPVPLYGDGRNVRDWLHVSDHCRGIDLVLRGGRAGEVYHIGGGAELSNHKLTGLLLDALGADWDRVEHVPDRKGHDLRYSLDDSKLREELGYVPRTDFTQGLADTVAWYRAHRSWWEPLKERAGSR, from the coding sequence ATGCGCGTCCTGGTGACCGGCGGTGCCGGATTCATCGGTTCCGAATACGTCCGGCGGCAGTTCGACGCGGATCCCGCAGCACGGGTCACCGTCCTCGACAAGCTCACCTACTCAGGGGTCGAGGCCAACCTGGCATCGGTGGCCGGGGCCCCCGGCTACACCTTCGTGCGGGGCGACATCTGCGACCCGGACGTCGTCGACCAGGTGATGGCGGGCCAGGACGCGGTGGTGCACTTCGCCGCCGAGTCGCACGTCGACCGGTCGATCGAGGGCGCCGGCCCGTTCGTCCGCACCAACGTGCTGGGTACGCAGGTGCTGCTCGACGCGGCCCTCCGGCACGGTGTCGGCCGCTTCGTCCAGGTGTCCACGGACGAGGTGTACGGCTCGATCGGCGAGGGGTCGTGGACCGAGGGCCGTCCGCTGGCCCCGAACTCCCCGTACTCCGCGTCGAAGGCCGGGGCGGACCTGCTGGCGCTCGCCCACCACCGAACCCACGGCCTGGACGTGGTGGTCACCCGCTGCACCAACAACTACGGGCCGTACCAGTTCCCCGAGAAGGTCGTCCCGCTCTTCGTCACCCACCTGCTCGACGGGAAGCCGGTCCCCCTGTACGGGGACGGCCGCAACGTCCGCGACTGGCTGCACGTCTCCGACCACTGCCGGGGCATCGACCTCGTCCTGCGCGGCGGCCGGGCCGGGGAGGTCTACCACATCGGCGGAGGCGCCGAGCTGAGCAACCACAAGCTCACGGGTCTGCTGCTGGACGCCCTCGGGGCGGACTGGGACCGGGTCGAGCACGTACCCGACCGCAAGGGGCACGACCTGCGCTACTCGCTGGACGACAGCAAGCTCCGCGAAGAACTCGGCTACGTCCCGCGGACGGACTTCACCCAGGGGCTGGCGGACACGGTCGCCTGGTACCGCGCCCACCGCTCCTGGTGGGAGCCGCTGAAGGAGAGGGCCGGGTCGCGATGA